The nucleotide sequence CGCCGGGGGCGGCCATGGATCGGCGCCGGCTGCGGGTGGCGACCAAGTTCGTCAATATCACCCGCCGGCACTTCGCCGCGCGTGGCCGCCAGGTGGAGCTGATCAAGCTCTACGGCTCGATGGAGCTGGCCCCCCTGGTGGGGCTCGCGGACTGCATCGTGGACCTTGTGGACACGGGCGGCACGCTGCGCGCCAATGGCCTCGAGCCGCTGGAGCACATCGCCGACATCAGCTCCCGGCTGGTGGCCAACAAGGCATCCATGAAGATCAAGCACCGCCGCGTACAGCCACTGCTGCAGCGTCTGCGCGAGGCCGTGGCGGCGGCGGCGGCCTAGCAAGGAAACAGGAAGCCGGAGCATGCTCGAGATCCAGCGCCTCAGCACCACCCAGCCCGACTTCGAGGCCGGGCTGGCCGCGCTCACCGACTGGGACGACGGCGCCACCCACCGCGTCGAGGCCGCGGTCGGCGAGATCCTGCAGCGAGTGCGCCAGGAGGGCGATGTCGCCCTGCTGGAGTACAGCGCCCGCTTCGATCGCCTGCGCGCGGAGACGGTCTCCGCGCTGGAGGTGGAACGGGCGCGCCGGCAGGCCGCGCTGCAGGGCCTGGAGGCCGACGACCGCGCCGCGCTGGAGGAGGCCGCCGAGCGGGTGCGTGCCTACCACGAGCACCAGCTGGAGAGCAGCTGGCGCCAGGAGGAGGCGGACGGCACCGTTCTCGGCCAGCAGGTAAGCGCGCTGGAGCGGGTCGGTGTCTACGTGCCCGGCGGCAAGGCCGCCTATCCCTCGTCGGTGCTCATGAACGTCATCCCGGCCCGGGTCGCCGGGGTGGACGAGGTGGTGATGGTGGCGCCGGCGCCGGACGGCGAGATCAGCCCTATGGTGCTCGCCGCCGCCGAGGTGACCGGGGTGGACCGGCTGTTCCTGCTCGGCGGGGCCCACGCGGTGGCGGCGTTGGCCTACGGCACGGAGACGGTGCCCGGGGTGGACAAGATCGTGGGCCCCGGCAATGCCTTCGTGGCCGAGGCCAAGCGCCGGGTCTACGGCCATGTCGGCATCGACATGGTGGCCGGGCCCTCGGAGATCGTGATCATCTGCGACGGCCAGACCGATCCGGAATGGATCGCCATGGACCTATTCTCCCAGGCCGAGCACGACGAGGACGCGCGCGCCATCCTGGTCTGCCCGGAGGCGCGCTACCTGGACGAGGTGCAGACCGCCATGGAGCGGCTGCTGCCGGATATGGAGCGCTCGGAGATCATCCGCGCGGCGCTGGCGCGGCGCGGCGCGCTGATCTGCGTGCGCGACCTGGCCGAAGCGGCCCGGGTGGCGGACGCCATCGCCCCGGAGCACCTGGAGCTCTCGGTGGTGGAGCCGGAGCGCATGGCGGCGACGATCCGCCACGCCGGCGCGATCTTCCTCGGCCGGCACACCGCCGAGGCGCTGGGCGACTACTGCGCCGGGCCGAGCCACGTGCTACCGACCTCGCGCACGGCGCGCTTCGCCTCGCCGCTCGGCGTGTACGATTTCCAGAAGCGCACGAGCCTGATCCAGTGTTCCCCCGCGGGCGCCGAGCGCCTCGGCCGAATCGCCGCACGCCTCGCCCGCGCCGAGGGCCTCACCGCCCACGCCCGCTCGGCGGAGTACCGCTACGGGTCCGGCGATTAGCCGACGTCCTGCTGCTGCATAGTCTGGATTGAACACGACGACACCACGAGCACCACGATACACAACGAAGAAAAAGCATTTCTTCATCGTTGTGTTCGTCGTGTCGTTGTGTTCAATCCCGCGCGCCCATCTCCCGCCCGCCATCTCCACGCCCTCGCTTCGCGAATCGGTGAGATATGCGGGCTAGCGGCGTGGGGTCGACTGTTGCAGGTCTGTCGGGCGTTCCTCGACCTCGACCTGCCACTCGCGGGGCTCGCCCTCGCGCAGGCCGGTCAGGATGATGGTGCTGCCCGGGGGCTGGTCGGTGACTCGGGTGAGCAGCGCGTCGACGTCCGCCACCGGCTCGCCGGCGACCTCCAGCACCACGTCGCCGGGGGCGAGGCCGGCCTCGTCCGCCGGACCGCCGCGGAGCACGCCGGCGATGAGCACGCCCTCAGGTGCGTCGAGGCCGAAGGAATCGGCCAGCTGCGGACTCATGCCCTGCACCTGCACGCCGATCCAGCCCCGGATCACGCGCCCCTCCTCGATGATGCTCTGGAGCACGCCGCCGGCCAGGCTCGCCGGAATGGCGAAGCCGATG is from Spiribacter halobius and encodes:
- the hisG gene encoding ATP phosphoribosyltransferase, whose protein sequence is MSEMLTIALSKGRILEQTLPLLAAAGIVPAEDPEASRKLVLETSRDDVRLVIVRASDVPTYVAHGGADLGVAGKDVLLEHGGQGLYEPLDLRIARCRLMVAGPPGAAMDRRRLRVATKFVNITRRHFAARGRQVELIKLYGSMELAPLVGLADCIVDLVDTGGTLRANGLEPLEHIADISSRLVANKASMKIKHRRVQPLLQRLREAVAAAAA
- the hisD gene encoding histidinol dehydrogenase; amino-acid sequence: MLEIQRLSTTQPDFEAGLAALTDWDDGATHRVEAAVGEILQRVRQEGDVALLEYSARFDRLRAETVSALEVERARRQAALQGLEADDRAALEEAAERVRAYHEHQLESSWRQEEADGTVLGQQVSALERVGVYVPGGKAAYPSSVLMNVIPARVAGVDEVVMVAPAPDGEISPMVLAAAEVTGVDRLFLLGGAHAVAALAYGTETVPGVDKIVGPGNAFVAEAKRRVYGHVGIDMVAGPSEIVIICDGQTDPEWIAMDLFSQAEHDEDARAILVCPEARYLDEVQTAMERLLPDMERSEIIRAALARRGALICVRDLAEAARVADAIAPEHLELSVVEPERMAATIRHAGAIFLGRHTAEALGDYCAGPSHVLPTSRTARFASPLGVYDFQKRTSLIQCSPAGAERLGRIAARLARAEGLTAHARSAEYRYGSGD